The following proteins come from a genomic window of Terribacillus aidingensis:
- a CDS encoding Gfo/Idh/MocA family oxidoreductase, whose protein sequence is MVRFGVVGTNWITEIFLEAAKKVENFELTAVYSRKLEKAEEFASKHKAVHTFTDIEGMAASGEIDAVYIASPNALHAGQAKIFMQHGVHVLCEKPLASNTAEVKDLIQTAKQHDVLLMEAMKSTFLPNFHAVQQNLEKIGTVRRYVAQLCQYSSRYDAYRQGTILNAFNPELSNGATMDIGIYCLYPLVALFGKPKEIKASGTLLESGVDGQATITLTYDGMEAVVYYSKITSSTLPSEIQGEDATIRIDHIGHFENVSIQYHDSTEETISGPQDNDHNMRYEIEEFVNLIQSGKRESSINTHELALAVAEIMEKARSQFGLIFPADRIQ, encoded by the coding sequence ATGGTACGCTTTGGTGTTGTCGGAACGAACTGGATTACAGAAATTTTTCTGGAAGCAGCTAAAAAGGTCGAAAACTTCGAGTTGACGGCCGTCTACTCACGTAAGCTAGAAAAGGCGGAGGAATTCGCTAGTAAGCACAAAGCAGTACATACGTTCACCGACATTGAAGGAATGGCGGCGAGCGGAGAAATCGATGCTGTTTATATTGCGAGTCCAAATGCTTTGCATGCGGGACAGGCGAAGATCTTCATGCAGCATGGTGTTCATGTTTTATGTGAAAAGCCGCTAGCTTCCAATACTGCGGAAGTGAAAGATCTGATACAAACGGCAAAGCAGCACGATGTGTTGCTGATGGAAGCAATGAAATCGACGTTTCTGCCGAACTTCCATGCCGTTCAGCAGAATTTGGAGAAAATCGGAACGGTACGCAGATATGTGGCACAGCTTTGTCAGTACTCATCCCGCTATGATGCTTATCGCCAAGGGACGATTCTGAATGCATTCAATCCGGAACTTAGTAATGGAGCTACGATGGATATCGGGATCTATTGCTTGTATCCGCTTGTTGCACTGTTCGGTAAGCCGAAGGAAATCAAGGCGAGCGGAACTTTGCTTGAGTCCGGCGTGGATGGCCAAGCGACAATAACGCTGACGTATGATGGAATGGAGGCGGTTGTTTACTATTCGAAAATTACCAGCTCTACTTTACCTTCTGAAATACAAGGAGAAGATGCGACCATCCGGATCGACCATATCGGTCATTTTGAAAACGTATCGATCCAATACCACGATAGCACAGAGGAAACCATCAGTGGTCCGCAGGATAACGACCATAACATGAGATATGAGATAGAGGAATTCGTGAACCTGATTCAATCAGGAAAACGGGAATCAAGTATCAACACACATGAACTGGCGCTGGCTGTAGCGGAAATCATGGAGAAAGCGCGAAGTCAGTTTGGCTTGATTTTCCCAGCAGATCGGATTCAATGA